Sequence from the Argentina anserina chromosome 7, drPotAnse1.1, whole genome shotgun sequence genome:
tttataagtTAGAATCCACAAGAAGCTTCACAATAGATATTGGGCTGTTCAAGTTTTTCACTTTAGTTAAACATGAACTACAACATATATGGGTAAAAAATTGTAATCACAATTGCATCCAAACGCTCCAAAATCATAAACTCAGTGAAGGCCTTTGCCCCCACTCGTCATATGCTCCATCCGCCAATGGCTGACCCTGCTCATATAAGCATAGTTTCTACTCTCCTGTGGGCGATATAAGATCTATAACCTACATGTATGCTAGCTTTCTAACCAGGCGTCACAGGACAGATCGAGATTTGAGACTCCTACTAAATATAGGGGTTATAACTAATTAACTAGAAAGGCTCCATCGAGTAAGAGGAATAGAACGGAACGGAGTCAATCTTAACGAGGTCTACGAACTCAGGAGTTGAGAACAACATTACTACTCTACAGAACAATACTAAAGACTACTCAACTAATAAGCATACTACTCTACAGAACAATATATACTAAAGCTAAAGAAAAACATTCAATGTCCAACATATTGATCGAATGAACAACATTCTTGAGTGCTTGGTTGTCTGGATGTTTCATCAACTTCAGAGTTATATATGCGCAAACGCTCGGTTACAGACTCATACTGCATGCATGCACGATTTTATTGCAATTTGTATTGACTAATTATAAGAAACCTTACATATTGTATAGAAATCACTACGTACCTCGTCTCCTACTTTGGCCGGATGCATTCTCATAATCTTCCATGAATTTTGTTAGCCACAATCAAATCTATCTGGTTGTGTTGGAGCATAACTGGGACGACAAATATTAGATGAAGAGATCGATCGACCATCCATTTTCGAAATAAATACCGATTTCTTCAGTATATATCATGTCTAGGGTCTTCAACCGCATAAATACAGCGAATGTGATTTTCAAAGCATATTCATGTAGTCTAAGACAAAAACAATTTCATTGGACAACGGTAATTACCAAAATATAAACTAGATTCTCTCACGAGTCTTGCGTGCGCGCGGTATATGATGTGGGAAACTATCCCATGACACACATGCATGCATTGAGATCAAGCTTGATGAATCTGTAGACAATGTGGAAGTTTGACGATTCATCAACTCGTAGAGTAATTTACACTCTTTGTATATGCATATGAGTAGGGGCGAAGCTAGCAGGGGGCCAATAGGTGTCATGGCAGCCCCCATATATATGTTAGATGCTTATAATtttcttccttgaaatttagcttAATTACACTCAAACATATgataattgtatatatatcgACACCCACCCTTTAGGTTTTAGCTACATATTGGCTCCTCTCAATTGTAATTTCTAGCTTGCCACTGTGTATATGAGGGATAAGACTCCTTAAGTTCCCCATTTATGGAAAATTAGTTTTTGTTATCTTACTAAAGAAGTTCAAGCATCCCATTAATTTAGTTTTGGATCTGTCACTGATTAATCTCTATTAGGGACTTATTCGGCTTTAGTCCAGCCTTACCCGACCTTTTTAGCCTTAAAAGAATGGGCCGTTAGGGCGGGCTGAGAACTTACAATTTAAGGCCTTAAACCGGCCCTAAATCTTGTTGATTTAGTAAAAGCCCCACCCGACCATATACTAAGTCCTAACATGTAGGATAGGCCATAGTGGGAGTTTACAATCTCAGTAATCAACTGTGTTGTTGTTGGTCCGAATCAAtatccaaatatatatattagcttgAAGAAGCATCGTTAGCGCCATTAGACATCCAGAAAAAAGGCTTGTGAAATGGCCAGAGCCCGATGCTGATCTTCTCCTCAAAGCTTCCACCGACCTCTTATCTCACCCATTTTCTCCGAACTCTCTCCTCCATTTCTGCTCCATCTCATGCCCACATTGCCCATCTTCTTCTCGAACAAAAATCACCCACCCAACTCCTCCACACCTTCCAATGGGCCTCCAAACTCCCCAGCTTCACCCACTCCCCGTCCACTTACCGAGCTCTCATCCACAAGCTATGCATCTTTCGCCGCTTCGACACTGCCTACCAGGTGCTCGACGAAATGCCCCACTCCCCGGACGAGCGCATTTTCGTCACACTCATTCATGGCCTCGGCCGGGCCCATTTGGTGAAGAAAGTTGTCAATGTACTCGACTTGGTTGCGAGGTACAACCAGAAACCTTCTCTCAAGATATTCAATTCGATACTCGACGTGCTCGTGAAGGAAGATATAGACATAGCTAGGGAGTTTTATAGAAAGAAGATGATGGCGAGTGGCGTCAAGGGCGATGACTATACTTTTGGTATCTTGATGAAGGGTCTTTGTTTGACGAATCGGATTGGTGAAGGTTTCAAGCTTTTGCAGGCTATTAAGTCGAGGGGAGTTGCCCCGAATACTGTGGTGTATAACACATTGCTGCATGCACTTTGCAGGAATGGGAAGGTCGGGAGAGCCAGAAGCTTGATGAGTGagatggaagaccctaatgatGTGACTTTCAATATTTTGATATCTGGTTACTGCGGAGAAGAGAATTTGGTGCAGGCACTTGTAATGCTAGAAAAATGTTTTGGTCTTGGGTATGTGCCTGATGTTGTCACGATAACAAAGGTGTTGGAAATTCTGTGCAATGATGGTCGGGTGATGGAGGCTGTCAAAACTATAGAGAGAGTTGAGAGCAATGGAGGGTTGGTTGATGTTGTGGGATATAATACCTTGATTAAGGGTTTCTGTCAATTGGGGAAAGCAAAAATTGGTCTTCGCATTTTGAAGGAGATGGAGAGAAAGGGATGTCTTCCAAATGTTGAGACCTACAATATCTTGATATCGGGTTTCTGTGAGTCTGGGATGTCGGACGAAGCTCTTGATCTGTTTAATGATATGAAAACAGATGGAATCAGTTGGAATTTTGCTACATATGATACTTTAATAAGAGGCTTATGTTCAGGAGGAAGAACTGAAGATGGGTTAAAAATTTTAGATTTGATGAATGAAAGCAAAAATGGTTGTAGGGGTCGAATAAGCCCTTATAATAGTGTGTTATATGGCCTGTATAAGGAAAACCGTTTGGACGAAGCACTTGAGTTTCTTGCCCATATGGGCAAACTATTTCCCAGAGCTGTTGATAGGAGCTTGAGGATTTTAGGTTTCTGTGAGGAGGGTGACACAGAGAATGCAAAGAAGCTCTATGACCAGATGATTGTGGAAAGGGCAGTCCCATGTGTTTTGATCTATGACTATCTAATCCACAGATTTTGCCATATTGGGTGTGTTCGTCACGCCTTTGAGCTTATGAATGAGATGATTGCTCATTGTTACTTCCCTGTGGCAACGACTTTCGATGTTCTGATTAAGGGGTTTTGCGAGCAAGGAAAAGTTGAAAGTGCGCTAAAGCTCCTCGAAGAGATGGTTGGTAGAGATTGTTTACCAGGTATAGAAAGTTATAATCATTTGGTAGGTGCTCTTTGCCAGAAGGGGGATTTTCAGAAAGCTTTAAAACTGGTTTTGCAAATGGTCGGGAAGGGTATCGCTCCTGATTATTTCACATGGCACTCGATGCTTCTTTGTTCAAGTCGAGAGACTGTATGGCTAAACAGCAAAAGCATCTTTTATGTGAACAGTCAGTTACATTGTATTACTGAAGCTTGACTATATGCCAGGGTCAGTAGTACTGCAATGATATATCCTGTTTCATATCTGTGGCTCAGTCCCTTTTGTGTCCCAATACCGGTATGCATCTCTTTGTGGAAACAAAATGGACAAACCCTCATGGAACTGCTTGCTAAATTTCACTAACAGATGGCAGTTTCAACTGAAAATCTTTTATCCCAACAATAGTAAATACACTTGACAATCAGTATCTGTTCCTAATCCTTGGTCTGCCGATTTATCTGTTGACCCGTTTTTATCCCTAGATATTAGGCCATTGGAACGATACCTTTAGGTATTATTTAAGGGGAAACTGAAAAAGATCAACAGTCTCTCTACAGTTCAGCATTTTTTGACAAGACTACTTTTACttgttttccttcttctctAATTTGGTGTTTTTAGTGGTTTGCATACATAAATCAAAGAACCTATGGAACATAAGGAAATGGACGGATTGTGGGATTCCATTGACAGCAGAAATGAGGATACAAATAACTTGAAGACCAAGGTGAAAACCAAAACATTTTATTAGATTAAGAGTCTCCTACCTATACTGACATACATTAGCACTTGAGATAGGGGGGTCTGTGGTGGCCATTCTACAATAACTTGCCACTCATTCAGAACCCTGTTTCATAAGCATTGCATGTATTTAAACAAATATGAAGAACGAAAAGAAACCTGCATTTACATACACGAAAACTATACAGCagttggactacaaatctGGTTGGTCATTTTTCTGTGGTCCACCCGACGAGGATGCACAACTCCCGTTTTGAAGGTACAAGCTGTTGGCCACCATAGAATCACTAACCAAACCCACCCCTACGTCAACATTATCAAAGTCGAGTGTGCGCTTTCGCGTGCTGAAATAGGAACCATGCATTAGATAAAATTGGTTAAACATTTTAGTTTGAAGTATCATTGTGCTGAAAGCATACCCGTTTAAGCGGTTGTTGATGGCTGTGAGATCTTTTGAAGGGCTCTGATAGGCATGGGTACTCTCCCCAACACAAGCATAATAGCTCTTTGAGCTATGTGAGATTAAGGCATCCATCTGTTGTGAATCATAATTAGACTCGGAATACATAAACTTAACAGTGcaaaaatgaataaaatatACCGCAAGTTCATTGAGGATCAGGATCTAAAAGAAAaacttgaaagaaacaatcaCAATACTTAGTTAACATCACAAATTTAACACGTGAAGATTGGCTTACGAGTAACCAAACATCACAAAACCAATAGAAGAATCACACCGTCAAAATTTGAGAAGGAACATAATTACTAAACAATGAGGGTGCAGTGTCAGGTGGTGATATACAAACGCAACAGTGTTCAACTCTATTAATGGGTTGATGGTCGAAAAACAGTATTAGTATCTTACATTTGTAAAGTGCCTGCATAATTGATAGCATGATAAATCAGATTGTTATTAATGGATATGTGAACCACCACATAAGTTATATAGACCTGttatcattttgtttttagaCATGGACTGTTATCATGTTCATTTAGGAATAAAAGCTGCATCATTATCAGGATTGGTAGACCTCAGAGCCGTCATAGCATAAAATGtataatcaacaaaataaagtTAGTGTAAAATTGTAAATTCACTGGAGTCACCTAATTCAAACTCTACCATGTACCATGTGCAACTGCATCTAACCGACTACAACTTAAAAGTGAGAAACCAAAACTCTGGATCACATCAAATTGACTCAGGTCAATACACTCCAAATGCTGATAGAGATGGATTATAACGAGAATGCATGGAAGTATATGGAAGAAGATCCCATCAAAATTGAAGAGGAATTTTCTGTAATACATGGTGTACCAGTAGTATGTAATTCGTTAAAATCAAATCATCGGGGTATGTGCTGGAACCATTAACAtgtagaaaagaaaatcagaaaCCTAAAGAAGTACCTTTGATGATCGCAATGGAGAGACATAAACATTGTGTGCTGCAGATACTTTTTTTGGAGACATATCAGGGAGACTTGGAAAGGTGGATACCTTAGGTGATCCTGGACATTGAGCTAATTGCCAATGAAaataatatgcgagttattaCGGAGTTCGACAATGAGTGTTTAAGAGGAACAATATACAAGGTAAATACTAGTAATCGGCTTTTAACAGAAGCATACTGTCATTGTTATTATTAGCTTCAGGAACTACATTGGCTCCTGTAGTTGTATCGGCAGGCCCTAGCTCAACAAGCAGGGTCTTGACAGAAGGAATGAATACTTCATTGTAAAATCTTATGATATCTACGTGTTCCTGTCCAGGCCGCTGGTTCCAGAACATGTGAAAGGTTAGGAACTGagaatttcacaaataataactTGATAGGGATCTATCGAGGAAACA
This genomic interval carries:
- the LOC126802915 gene encoding pentatricopeptide repeat-containing protein At2g17525, mitochondrial — its product is MLIFSSKLPPTSYLTHFLRTLSSISAPSHAHIAHLLLEQKSPTQLLHTFQWASKLPSFTHSPSTYRALIHKLCIFRRFDTAYQVLDEMPHSPDERIFVTLIHGLGRAHLVKKVVNVLDLVARYNQKPSLKIFNSILDVLVKEDIDIAREFYRKKMMASGVKGDDYTFGILMKGLCLTNRIGEGFKLLQAIKSRGVAPNTVVYNTLLHALCRNGKVGRARSLMSEMEDPNDVTFNILISGYCGEENLVQALVMLEKCFGLGYVPDVVTITKVLEILCNDGRVMEAVKTIERVESNGGLVDVVGYNTLIKGFCQLGKAKIGLRILKEMERKGCLPNVETYNILISGFCESGMSDEALDLFNDMKTDGISWNFATYDTLIRGLCSGGRTEDGLKILDLMNESKNGCRGRISPYNSVLYGLYKENRLDEALEFLAHMGKLFPRAVDRSLRILGFCEEGDTENAKKLYDQMIVERAVPCVLIYDYLIHRFCHIGCVRHAFELMNEMIAHCYFPVATTFDVLIKGFCEQGKVESALKLLEEMVGRDCLPGIESYNHLVGALCQKGDFQKALKLVLQMVGKGIAPDYFTWHSMLLCSSRETVWLNSKSIFYVNSQLHCITEA